A window of Reinekea marina contains these coding sequences:
- the pilG gene encoding twitching motility response regulator PilG, producing MDTSFDNLKVMVIDDSKTIRRTAETLLKKVGCEVITATGGFDALAKIADSKPDIIFVDIMMPRLDGYQTCALIKNNSAFKETPVIMLSSKDGLFDKAKGRIVGSDQYLTKPFGKDELLGAIRDYVK from the coding sequence ATGGATACCAGTTTTGACAATTTGAAGGTAATGGTAATAGATGACTCTAAAACCATTCGTCGCACAGCAGAAACGCTACTGAAGAAGGTAGGCTGTGAAGTCATTACCGCAACAGGCGGGTTCGACGCGTTGGCTAAAATAGCCGATTCTAAGCCAGATATTATCTTTGTAGATATCATGATGCCTAGATTAGACGGCTATCAAACCTGCGCACTGATCAAAAATAACAGTGCATTTAAAGAAACACCGGTCATTATGCTTTCCAGTAAAGACGGGCTGTTTGATAAGGCAAAAGGTAGAATAGTTGGTTCAGATCAATATTTGACCAAGCCTTTTGGAAAAGACGAATTGCTAGGTGCAATTCGAGACTACGTTAAGTAG
- the pilH gene encoding twitching motility response regulator PilH, with translation MPRVLIVDDSPTETYAFQGMLEKHGIEVLTADNGADGVALARQELPDVVLMDIVMPGLNGFQATRQLTKGADTAHIPVVIVTTKDQETDRVWGRRQGASGYLVKPVAEAELLKTIEAVMAGKTLG, from the coding sequence ATGCCACGAGTCTTAATAGTTGATGATTCTCCAACCGAGACCTATGCCTTTCAAGGTATGTTAGAGAAGCATGGAATAGAAGTATTGACCGCCGATAACGGTGCTGATGGTGTTGCGCTGGCTCGCCAAGAGCTGCCTGATGTTGTGTTGATGGATATTGTAATGCCGGGTTTAAACGGCTTCCAAGCTACCCGTCAGCTCACTAAAGGTGCAGACACCGCCCACATTCCGGTTGTCATAGTCACTACAAAAGACCAAGAAACAGATCGAGTTTGGGGTCGTCGACAAGGGGCTTCAGGCTACCTAGTTAAGCCAGTAGCCGAAGCAGAGCTGCTTAAAACTATTGAAGCTGTGATGGCTGGCAAAACCTTAGGTTAA
- a CDS encoding chemotaxis protein CheW, giving the protein MTEVTPITLLRGIESRVRHSAKGLPEQGEVAQTWSGIGFRIGEHHFVAPMSEVKEILRVPDFTRLPNVQSWVLGVSNIRGRLIPIIDLNDFLSYESNQAIRNRRILVIEQNEQSDGLVIDGVEGMQYFPIDDFDESTPNIPEGIKPFVSGHFVKDKRIWCRFNMRELFESEEFQGVAV; this is encoded by the coding sequence ATGACCGAAGTAACCCCGATCACGCTGCTTAGAGGAATTGAGTCTCGTGTGCGCCACAGCGCTAAAGGCTTACCAGAGCAAGGTGAGGTTGCACAAACATGGAGTGGGATTGGCTTTCGTATTGGTGAGCATCACTTTGTTGCCCCGATGTCGGAGGTGAAGGAGATCTTGCGAGTACCCGATTTTACCCGCCTGCCTAATGTGCAGTCATGGGTTCTTGGTGTGTCTAATATTCGTGGCCGACTCATTCCAATTATAGATTTAAATGACTTTTTATCTTATGAAAGTAATCAAGCTATCCGTAATCGACGTATTTTGGTCATAGAGCAAAATGAGCAGAGCGATGGATTGGTTATCGATGGGGTAGAAGGTATGCAATATTTCCCAATAGACGATTTCGATGAATCTACACCGAATATTCCAGAAGGCATAAAACCTTTTGTAAGTGGGCACTTCGTGAAAGACAAGCGAATATGGTGCCGATTTAATATGCGGGAATTGTTTGA
- the gshB gene encoding glutathione synthase: MTIKLAIVMDPIETINYKKDSSLAMLWAAADKGWELHYLTLPDLYLENGTAKGLSTPLTVDRDPNAFYQLGDKTSRALADFDVILMRKDPPFDNEFVYATYLLEMAEQQGSLVVNKPQSLRDCNEKLFATHFAQCTPPHLVTRDSTLLRQFHQQHQDVIFKPLDGMGGTAIFRLKPNDPNVGVIIETLTNNGQEQIMAQKFLPEITEGDKRILIVDGKPVDYCLARIPAKGETRGNLAAGGRGVAQPLTEKDRWIANQVAPELVKRGLLFVGLDVIGEFLTEVNVTSPTCIREIDTAYNTNISADLMNAIEKRLVKK, translated from the coding sequence ATGACAATCAAACTTGCCATCGTAATGGATCCAATTGAAACGATAAATTACAAAAAAGACAGTTCTCTGGCTATGTTGTGGGCCGCTGCAGACAAGGGTTGGGAGCTCCATTATTTAACATTACCCGATTTATACCTCGAAAATGGCACCGCTAAGGGTCTGAGCACGCCTCTCACGGTAGATCGTGATCCAAACGCCTTCTATCAGCTAGGAGACAAAACAAGCCGAGCACTGGCCGATTTCGACGTCATCTTAATGCGTAAAGACCCACCTTTCGACAATGAATTTGTGTATGCAACCTACTTGCTCGAAATGGCCGAGCAGCAAGGGAGTTTAGTGGTTAATAAGCCGCAAAGCCTGAGAGACTGTAACGAAAAGCTATTTGCGACCCACTTTGCACAATGCACACCGCCACACTTGGTCACTCGTGATTCGACTTTGTTACGACAATTTCACCAGCAGCATCAGGATGTTATTTTTAAGCCATTAGATGGAATGGGCGGTACTGCCATTTTCCGTTTAAAGCCTAATGACCCGAATGTTGGTGTAATCATTGAGACGCTGACAAATAATGGCCAAGAACAAATTATGGCGCAGAAGTTCTTGCCCGAAATTACAGAGGGTGACAAACGCATCCTTATTGTCGATGGCAAACCAGTAGACTATTGTTTAGCCAGAATACCGGCAAAAGGCGAAACGCGTGGCAATTTGGCAGCGGGCGGTCGTGGTGTTGCTCAACCGCTCACTGAAAAAGACCGCTGGATTGCGAACCAGGTCGCACCAGAGCTTGTGAAGCGTGGGTTATTATTTGTCGGTCTAGATGTTATCGGCGAATTTTTGACGGAAGTAAACGTCACCAGCCCCACCTGCATTCGAGAAATTGACACAGCCTACAATACAAATATCTCTGCAGATTTAATGAACGCAATTGAAAAAAGACTGGTAAAGAAGTAA